Proteins encoded together in one Candidatus Xianfuyuplasma coldseepsis window:
- a CDS encoding extracellular solute-binding protein gives MKQRLLKFLPPLIIVAVIVFAATGLKNSRLDEFEQDVNRASYQAAYNVLAETVELNSYVNLMDDVALDYTLDNYETTYSDGVLVNDIVYDGDVVTDVTLTQTATYEVSVSEAGYYRIGIDYYLNGDTLNDYLLQVTINDEIPFYESSLINVPIIWEDETKDFDTDRYGDEFIPNQIVVEGWHQTELHDNRYYTEEGLLFYFDTGTHTITFGSDSTESFYLGDVILIAPTEIPTYTEYLSTVGGQEVDDVLMIDAISYTRKNSSFIRLDNNQSPDTKPFDNEYKRLNIVESWDQSGQSITYNVVAPTAGLYELSLYYETDASDFNVFRTVRINGVIPYQEVMSYEFEATDNQWTTDTFEQDGEPLKFYLDAGSNTITFTTDIAPLSARINDLQIIIDHINQFALDIRKVSGNTDDDSRTWELTKILPETEEYLDAYATMLKWNIIMLSQYSSERDLSSELSYLNMALRTIEDVSEKPDELPLYIEDLYSGSGSVNQYLGDTITFIEEQHMALNKVILANEPPERLDANVFQIVGHMISDFYLSITSNKYYTYSEDKETVQIWVGRATTYVDAMQKLVDSEFTTETGIQVDFSVMPVVDKLVLASAGDTTPDAALGLPSYVPYNLAIRGALYDLTEFDDFWSYTSDKFVAGSMVPYTFNEGVYAMPETLNFNAIMYREDIFESLNIAVPDTWDDVLGILPQLQRYDMNFYYPTSGGASTKWFYQTVPLIYQYGGTIYAPNGLEVELDDQASVEALQFLGDLFTTYSVPTQVPSFYNDFRYGSLPIGIISFNDYVTIQTSAPEIQGKWELAPTPGYIDEETGELNRWYVGNGMGGIIFNDSQYKEETWEFFKWWQSTDTQIEFAQTLLSTYGPTFLWLSANQQAIEQLPIPADDKQIILEQITWLRDVPRTPGQYLVERGISDIWNKMVFENTNARVAIDEVVTDMNREIRRKMTEFGYLEDGVLVQDYIIADVYWIQERMDEAAGENDE, from the coding sequence ATGAAACAACGCTTACTTAAATTCTTGCCACCACTAATCATAGTTGCAGTCATTGTGTTTGCGGCAACGGGACTAAAAAACAGTCGTCTTGACGAATTTGAACAAGACGTCAATCGCGCGTCCTATCAAGCCGCATATAATGTACTTGCTGAAACTGTAGAGTTAAATAGCTACGTCAACCTGATGGATGACGTAGCTCTTGACTATACATTGGACAACTACGAAACGACCTACAGCGACGGCGTGCTCGTTAACGACATTGTGTACGACGGAGATGTCGTTACCGATGTAACATTAACCCAAACTGCAACCTATGAAGTCAGTGTTAGTGAAGCGGGATATTACCGCATTGGCATCGACTATTATCTCAATGGTGACACGTTGAATGATTACTTATTGCAAGTAACGATTAACGATGAGATTCCATTTTATGAGAGTTCATTAATCAATGTCCCCATTATATGGGAAGACGAAACCAAAGATTTCGACACCGATCGTTACGGTGATGAATTCATCCCCAATCAAATTGTCGTTGAGGGATGGCATCAAACCGAGTTACACGATAATCGCTATTATACCGAAGAAGGCTTACTCTTTTATTTCGACACCGGGACCCATACGATTACCTTCGGTAGTGACAGCACAGAAAGTTTTTATTTAGGTGACGTTATCCTGATTGCCCCAACCGAGATTCCGACATATACCGAATATCTCAGTACTGTCGGTGGACAAGAAGTGGATGATGTACTGATGATTGATGCCATCAGTTACACCCGTAAGAACTCCTCGTTTATTCGGTTGGATAATAACCAATCGCCGGACACCAAACCGTTTGACAATGAATACAAACGACTAAATATCGTTGAATCCTGGGATCAATCGGGACAATCGATTACGTACAATGTCGTAGCTCCAACAGCTGGACTCTACGAATTGTCGTTATACTATGAAACCGATGCATCGGATTTCAATGTCTTTCGTACGGTTCGAATCAACGGTGTAATTCCCTATCAAGAAGTGATGTCCTATGAATTTGAAGCAACCGATAATCAGTGGACAACAGACACGTTTGAACAAGATGGGGAACCCTTGAAATTTTACCTAGACGCCGGTAGTAACACAATTACATTTACCACCGATATTGCACCACTTAGTGCACGAATCAATGATTTACAAATCATCATTGATCATATCAATCAATTTGCCCTTGATATTCGTAAAGTCAGTGGAAACACCGACGATGATTCACGAACCTGGGAACTAACGAAGATCCTTCCGGAAACCGAGGAGTACTTAGATGCCTATGCAACGATGTTAAAATGGAACATCATTATGCTGTCTCAGTATTCTAGTGAACGGGACTTATCGAGTGAGTTGTCCTATTTAAACATGGCCTTACGAACGATTGAAGACGTCAGTGAAAAACCCGATGAATTACCTCTCTATATTGAAGATTTATATAGTGGTAGTGGCTCGGTAAACCAATATCTTGGCGATACAATTACCTTTATTGAAGAACAACACATGGCGCTTAATAAAGTCATTTTGGCGAATGAACCGCCCGAACGTTTGGATGCCAATGTCTTCCAAATTGTTGGCCATATGATCAGTGATTTCTACTTATCCATTACGTCGAATAAATACTATACCTATAGTGAAGATAAAGAAACCGTTCAAATTTGGGTCGGTCGGGCAACGACCTATGTCGATGCAATGCAGAAATTAGTTGACAGTGAGTTCACTACCGAAACCGGTATTCAAGTTGACTTTAGTGTTATGCCAGTCGTCGACAAACTCGTGCTTGCAAGTGCCGGTGATACGACACCGGATGCGGCCCTCGGATTGCCGTCCTATGTACCGTATAACTTGGCGATTCGCGGTGCGCTCTACGATTTGACTGAGTTTGATGATTTCTGGAGTTACACCAGTGATAAATTTGTCGCCGGATCGATGGTTCCATATACCTTTAATGAAGGGGTATATGCGATGCCGGAAACACTGAATTTCAATGCGATTATGTATCGTGAAGACATTTTTGAATCACTCAACATAGCGGTACCGGATACCTGGGACGATGTCTTAGGAATCTTGCCCCAATTACAACGATACGACATGAATTTCTATTATCCAACATCCGGTGGTGCGTCAACCAAATGGTTCTATCAAACCGTGCCGTTAATCTATCAATATGGTGGAACGATTTACGCTCCAAATGGACTCGAAGTAGAGCTGGACGATCAAGCCAGTGTCGAAGCACTGCAATTCTTAGGGGATTTATTTACCACCTACAGTGTGCCAACACAGGTACCATCGTTCTACAATGACTTCCGTTATGGATCCTTACCGATTGGAATCATTTCGTTCAATGACTACGTGACGATTCAAACCTCGGCTCCAGAGATACAAGGGAAATGGGAATTAGCACCTACCCCGGGATACATCGATGAAGAGACGGGCGAGTTAAATCGTTGGTACGTTGGGAATGGTATGGGTGGAATCATCTTTAATGATTCACAGTACAAAGAGGAAACCTGGGAATTCTTTAAATGGTGGCAATCAACCGATACCCAAATTGAATTTGCCCAAACCTTGTTGTCCACCTATGGACCAACATTCCTATGGTTATCCGCGAACCAACAAGCGATTGAACAACTTCCAATCCCTGCGGATGACAAACAAATTATCTTAGAACAAATCACTTGGCTACGCGACGTACCGCGGACACCAGGACAATACCTCGTCGAACGAGGAATCAGTGATATCTGGAACAAAATGGTGTTTGAAAATACCAATGCCCGGGTTGCCATTGATGAAGTCGTTACCGATATGAATCGTGAGATTCGTCGGAAAATGACGGAATTCGGTTATCT